Proteins encoded together in one Anopheles darlingi chromosome 3, idAnoDarlMG_H_01, whole genome shotgun sequence window:
- the LOC125956182 gene encoding rRNA methyltransferase 2, mitochondrial-like, with protein MPYDDPMWWIKYRNITYKRFYLRHIAVKQSNADGASVGKPKGMVIGVDLLQIYPIEHAVVYGNSDFLRQETQDKLRATLGDRRLDCVLLDMAPNATGFRALDQENITTLCYSVLRFALLMSSPKASLLMKIWDNGDVPKLEKSINEYYDSVKRVKPRASRDDSSENFILARGFRGIER; from the coding sequence ATGCCATATGATGACCCCATGTGGTGGATAAAGTATCGAAACATTACCTACAAAAGATTTTATTTGCGGCATATCGCGGTCAAGCAATCGAACGCTGACGGTGCTTCCGTCGGTAAACCGAAAGGCATGGTAATCGGAGTGGATCTGCTACAGATCTACCCGATCGAGCACGCTGTTGTGTACGGAAACAGCGACTTTCTGCGACAGGAAACGCAAGACAAGCTCCGAGCAACGTTGGGCGACCGACGGTTGGATTGCGTGCTGTTGGACATGGCACCGAACGCAACCGGATTCCGTGCGTTGGACCAGGAGAATATAACCACCCTCTGCTACTCGGTTCTTCGGTTTGCCTTGTTAATGTCCTCGCCCAAGGCGTCGCTACTAATGAAAATCTGGGACAACGGGGATGTTCCCAAGCTGGAAAAGAGCATCAACGAGTACTACGATTCCGTGAAACGCGTGAAACCTCGCGCCAGCCGGGACGATTCTTCGGAGAATTTTATTCTGGCTCGTGGCTTTCGAGGAATCGAGCGCTAA
- the LOC125955449 gene encoding uncharacterized protein LOC125955449: MAIVRAIGKPDLFVTMTCNAKWPEITQALLPGQTAADRPDLSARVFRLKLKSMLEDLSAGVLGLEVARIHVIEYQKRGLPHAHCLLILAESDKPRSAADYDRLVSAEIPDPANEQLYETISKSMMHGPCGRSNPNSPCMKDGSCSKKFPKQFCEETRQTQDGYPLYRRRNDGRTVTIKNIALDNRYVVPYNPWLSHKYNSHINVEVCATVSSVKYLYKYVYKGHDRVAFSTHETVDEIQQYVDARYSMLTRSQSPQHADPVLPVVGQ, translated from the coding sequence ATGGCCATCGTACGAGCGATCGGGAAGCCGGACCTGTTCGTCACGATGACGTGTAACGCAAAGTGGCCAGAGATCACCCAGGCCTTGCTACCAGGGCAGACGGCCGCCGATCGACCGGACCTCTCCGCACGCGTTTTCCGGTTAAAGCTGAAGTCCATGCTGGAGGACCTCTCAGCGGGAGTCCTTGGATTGGAAGTTGCCCGCATTCACGTCATCGAGTACCAGAAACGTGGTCTGCCGCACGCACACTGTCTACTCATCCTTGCCGAGAGCGATAAGCCGCGGTCGGCAGCTGACTACGATCGACTGGTGTCTGCCGAAATTCCGGATCCTGCAAACGAGCAGCTCTACGAAACCATCAGCAAGTCCATGATGCACGGTCCATGCGGTCGGTCGAATCCCAACTCGCCATGCATGAAGGATGGATCGTGCTCGAAAAAGTTTCCGAAGCAGTTTTGCGAGGAAACACGGCAGACGCAGGACGGATACCCATTGTACCGGCGACGCAATGATGGTCGCACCGTAACGATCAAGAATATAGCGCTTGATAATCGTTACGTGGTGCCGTACAATCCGTGGCTTAGTCACAAGTACAACAGCCACATCAACGTGGAGGTGTGTGCGACCGTCAGCAGCGTCAAGTACTTGTACAAGTACGTGTACAAAGGGCACGATCGGGTCGCTTTTTCGACGCATGAAACGGTGGACGAAATCCAGCAGTACGTCGATGCTCGCTACAGCATGCTGACCCGGTCGCAGTCACCACAGCATGCTGACCCGGTTCTTCCTGTTGTCGGCCAATGA